The stretch of DNA CCTTGCCTCGTTCGCCCGCGCCTCCGAAACCGATGACGACATTGAGCGCCGGTTGGCGGAGCTTGAAAACCGCACCGGCGGCAGGCTGGGCGTTTCCGTCATCGACACCGAAACAAAAGTCACGCTCGGCTATCGCGAAACCGAACGCTTCCCCATGTGCAGCACCTTCAAGGTGCTCGCCTCGGCCATGGTGCTTTCGCGCGTCGACAAGGGCGAGGAGAATCTCGAGCGTCGCGTGATCTATGACCAGGACAAGCTCGTCTCCTATTCGCCGGAAACGGAAAAACACGTCGGCGGGGAGGGGATGAGCGTCGGCGACCTTTGCAAGGCGGCAATTACGCTGAGCGACAATACCGCCGGCAACCTGTTGCTTGAAAGCGTCGGAGGCCCGAGGGCGCTCACCAAATGGCTTCGCTCGATCGGCGACCGCGCGACCCGCCTCGATCGCTGGGAGACGGCGCTGAACGAAGGCAAGAAAGGCGATCCGCGCGACACGACGACCCCGGACGCGATGCTCGACACGCTCGGCAACCTCGCGCTCGGCTCGGTGCTGTCCGAGCCCTCACGCGAAAAGCTGATCGAATGGATGCTGGCGAACACCACCGGCGATGCACGTCTTCGCGCCGGTCTGCCGGGAGCCTGGAAGGTGGGCGACAAGACCGGCACTGGCGACAATGGCACCGCTGCAGACATCGCCATCATCTGGCCGAAGGGCCGCGGCCCGATCCTCGTGACGGCCTATATCGCCGAGGCGACGGCGCCGGTGAAGGAGTTAAACCTCGTCTTTGCCGAAGTCGCGAAGATCGTCGCGGGCATGGCGCGATAATCAGCAAATTCAAAAGCATGCGGCGGAGATATGAATCTCCCCCGCATCGTCTTGAATCATTTTGCGAACTTAGGCGGTCTGTTCGCCTTGGGTGTCGGCCGCCTGAGACCCGGAAGCGGTGCCCTCGGTATCGTCTCGGTGATGCCGGGAAGCTCGTTTGATCGCCTCGGCAATCTGCTTTTCGCTTGCGTCGCGTTCCTCAGGCTGTGTGGCGGCAAGGTCATCCTCGCGTATACCGGGTTCCTTGAAAACGCGCTTGCGGTTAATCGCGTCCGGCGTCTTGCTGGCATAGTCGTGCAACCCGTCCACCAACTCGGCATGGTGTTTCTTGGGCGGCGAGATCGGCTTCGGTTTCCTCGGCAATCGTCGTGTCTCCCGGCGGGCTGCATCGCCCACATGGCGCTGGAAATGGAAGGCCCTGTATTGCTCAGCTGCAGTCAACCGCCGCTCTCGCTTGGCGCGCTGCTCTCCGGCGAGGTTATTGGGACTGAAAAGCCTTCAAATGTTTCCCCCGATCTCCATGAAAAGACTCACTTAAAGATTGCAGGCAGACCATGGCGGCAATACACGCCGCAAGGCTTTTGCTTCAATTTCAGGTCGTGCTTGAGGAGGCGGCGTTTAAATTTTGCCGCTTGAAGTGGAGGCCGCATTATAGCGGCGCCCAACGCCGGTAACGCCTACGGCAGCGTATAAGCGATCACGTAATCGCCGGGCTTCGTCCCCACCGACCCATGCCCGCCGGCAACCATGACGACATATTGCTTGTTGTCGCTGGCCGTATAGGTCATCGGCGTTGCCTGACCGCCGGCTGGGAGACGCGCTTGCCAGAGCTGGTTGCCGTTGGTGGCGTCGTAGGCGCGCAGGTAGTTGTCGACGGCAGCGCCGAGGAAGGCGAGGCCGCCCTTGGTGAGTATCGGCCCGCCGATACCCGGCACGCCGACCTTGAAGGGTAGCGGCAGCGGCGTCATGTCATGCACGGTGCCGTTCTTGTGCATATAGGCGATCTTGCCGGTCCGGAGATCGACGCCCGCGACATAGCCCCATGGCGGCGCCTGGCAGGGGATTTGGAGCGGGCCGAGGAGCGGTCCCATGAACACGCCGTAGGGCGCCCCGTCATTGCGGTTCAGGCCCTGCTCGCTGCCCTTTTCGTCCTGTCCGCGCGGGGGAATCTCGGCGGCCGGAACGAGCCTCGAGGTGAAGGCGAGATAAGTCGGCATGCCGAACATGATCTGCCGCTCCGGATCGACCGCGACGCTGCCCCAGTTGAAGGTGCCGAAATTGCCCGGATAGACGATCGTTCCCTCCACCGAAGGTGGCGTATAGCGGCCCTCGTATTTGTAGCGGTGAAAGGCGATGCGACAGGCGAGCTGATCGATGAGCGTGATCCCCCACATGTCCTTTTCCTTCAGCGGATCGGGCGAGAAGCTGAGGTCGGAGATCGGCTGCGTGGGCGCCGTATGGTCCTCGGGGATCGCGCCGCCCGGCGCCGGGATTTCCTTGAAGGGAATGATCGCCTCGCCGTTGCGCCGGTCGAGCACGTAGATGTCGCCCTGCTTCGTCGGGGCGACGAGAGCCGGAACGACGCTGCCGTCCGGCTTCGTCATGTCGAAGAGCACGGGCTGCGCCGGCACGTCCATATCCCAGAGGTCGTGGTGGACGAACTGCTGCACCCATTTCAGCTGGCCCGTATTGATGTCGAGCGCCACGACGGAGGAGGAGAACTTTTCGACATTGGCGCTACGGTTCATGCCGAGCTGGTCCGGCACCTGGTTGCCGAGCGGGATATAGACGGAGCCAAGCCCTTCATCGACACTGAAGACGGACCAGCTGTTCGGCGAGTTGGTGACGTAGGTCTGGCCTTCGGGCAGGGGTGCGGTCTGATCCGGATTGCCGGAATCCCAGTTCCAGAGAAGCGCGCCGGTGTTGATGTCGAAGGCGCGGATGACGCCGGATTGCTCCTGGGTCGAATAGTTGTCGTTGACAGCCCCGCCGATGATAAGCTTCCCGGCGACCGCGACCGGCGGCGAGGTGGAGTAATAATAGCCGGCCGGCTTGTATTTCATGCCGGTCTCCAGATGCAGCACGCCCTTGTCGGCAAAGCTTTCGCAGATTTTGCCGTCGGCTGCATCGAGCGCGATCAGCCGCGCATCGGACGTCGGAAGATAGACCCGTGCGGCGCAGGGCTGGCCGGCCGCGACGGCCGGATCGGCATAGTATGTCACGCCGCGGCAGGTCTGGTGCTGCCGGTCCGGGTTCATGCCGGAATTGGCGTCGTATTTCCATTTCTCCTTCCCGGTCTTGGCGTCGAGCGCGATCGCCCAGTTGTGCGGTGTGCAGAGATAGAGCGTGTCGGCGACTTTGAGCGGCGTCACCTGATAGGTCGTCTCGCCGATATCGTCAGGCCGCTTTACGTCGCCGGTCTGGTACTCCCAGGCGACCTTCAAATCCTTCACATTGTCCTTGTTGATCTGGTCGAGCGGCGAATACCGCTGGCCGAAAGGCGTGCGGCCATATTGATGCCACTCGCCGTCCGGCACATTGCCGCCGAAGGGCGGCGCGGCCGCCACGACCTCGTTGGGAAGATCGCCGGCAAGATCATGCGGATCGGTCGTCATCGAATAACCGGCAACGAGAATGGCGATGATCACCGGCACGGCGAGCGGCCAGGGATTGGCAGGGTAGGGAAGGCCGCTCGGGCTCGAAAACCCGAGCGGCCTTCGGATCCACGGCGTCAATAGCCAAAGCCCGAGCAGAATGATCAAGCCGCCGCGCGGCCCGAGCTGCCACCAGTCGAACCCGGCTTCCCACACCGCCCAGATGAGCGCCACGGCAACCAGCACCGCATAGACCCAGAGCGCCATGGCCTTGCGCATGAAAAGCAGCGCTGCGGTGATGAGAAACATCAACCCTGCAAACAAATAGAAGACGCTGCCGCCGAGCGTCACGAGCCACAGTCCGCCGCCGCTAAGAACCAGTCCGATGACAAGAAAAAGGATGGAAGTAATGACGATCGCCATAAAGCCGGTCTCCCGCTAAGGTGAGCTGGGCATGGTGGGATGGGGACAATTCCGCCGAATCAGCGACTTAGGGCGAAGGGGCTGTCGTTCAATGGTCACATTTGGCGCAGGGAGGCATGGATGGACGGCGGTATCGCCTCGCATGCAACGCTCCTCGTAGTCCCCGATTCCCTTCGTCCTCCATCATCCCTTTGCTTGTCAGGGAGATCCAAGAGATCCAGCAGCGCCATGTCCCTGGCGCCTGAGACTCCTTCTTGTGAGCTGGTCATGTCACGGCGCAGACGCGCTGTGGCTGGATTCTTGTGACAAGCATAGAAATGAGAAAAAGTGAGGAACACTCACGTTTTTCGAAAAGCGCCTGTAGTACCCGCTCCTTGGCCTCCGTGAAGCTGAAGCAATCGCAAAACCCCGGCTTCCCGCTCGCAAGAAACACGCAGCCGTGGTATGCAATCGCATCATCGGATACAGGGGATTATGCGATGATTTCTGTTTCCAGGGCGATTGGTGCGGCGGATTTTGAGATCGCCGCGGGATTCTGCGATGCGCTCGCGGCCTGGGATGCGGCCGAGGTGCAGGCCTATGGCGTCGCTGCGGAAGAAGTGCTGGCCATTTACCACGGCGAAACGAGCAGCAGCCTGGCCGCCAAATACAGTTCGGCGGACGCCATGATGTTCATCGCCAGAAGGGAGGGCTCGCCCGCGGGATGCCTGGCCTTTGCTCCATTCGATGACGTAACCATGGAGATACGCAAGTTCTACGTCGATCCCGAATTCCGCGGCAAGGGCGTCGGCAGTGCGCTGATGCGAGTGGTCCTGGCTGAAGTCGAAAAAGGCGATCGCCGCGCAATTGTGGCTCACACGACGGTTTATATGGAGAACGCGATCTCGGTCTACGAAGCCTTCGACTTCACGCGCTGCCGGCCGTTCCGCCAGATGCCGGACAGCATCGCGCATACCGAAGTCTTCATGTCGCGGCCGATCTGAACAGGCGCC from Rhizobium sp. 007 encodes:
- the bla gene encoding class A beta-lactamase; this encodes MNDFSIHRRTILKTAMLFPALSLASFARASETDDDIERRLAELENRTGGRLGVSVIDTETKVTLGYRETERFPMCSTFKVLASAMVLSRVDKGEENLERRVIYDQDKLVSYSPETEKHVGGEGMSVGDLCKAAITLSDNTAGNLLLESVGGPRALTKWLRSIGDRATRLDRWETALNEGKKGDPRDTTTPDAMLDTLGNLALGSVLSEPSREKLIEWMLANTTGDARLRAGLPGAWKVGDKTGTGDNGTAADIAIIWPKGRGPILVTAYIAEATAPVKELNLVFAEVAKIVAGMAR
- a CDS encoding glucose/quinate/shikimate family membrane-bound PQQ-dependent dehydrogenase; amino-acid sequence: MAIVITSILFLVIGLVLSGGGLWLVTLGGSVFYLFAGLMFLITAALLFMRKAMALWVYAVLVAVALIWAVWEAGFDWWQLGPRGGLIILLGLWLLTPWIRRPLGFSSPSGLPYPANPWPLAVPVIIAILVAGYSMTTDPHDLAGDLPNEVVAAAPPFGGNVPDGEWHQYGRTPFGQRYSPLDQINKDNVKDLKVAWEYQTGDVKRPDDIGETTYQVTPLKVADTLYLCTPHNWAIALDAKTGKEKWKYDANSGMNPDRQHQTCRGVTYYADPAVAAGQPCAARVYLPTSDARLIALDAADGKICESFADKGVLHLETGMKYKPAGYYYSTSPPVAVAGKLIIGGAVNDNYSTQEQSGVIRAFDINTGALLWNWDSGNPDQTAPLPEGQTYVTNSPNSWSVFSVDEGLGSVYIPLGNQVPDQLGMNRSANVEKFSSSVVALDINTGQLKWVQQFVHHDLWDMDVPAQPVLFDMTKPDGSVVPALVAPTKQGDIYVLDRRNGEAIIPFKEIPAPGGAIPEDHTAPTQPISDLSFSPDPLKEKDMWGITLIDQLACRIAFHRYKYEGRYTPPSVEGTIVYPGNFGTFNWGSVAVDPERQIMFGMPTYLAFTSRLVPAAEIPPRGQDEKGSEQGLNRNDGAPYGVFMGPLLGPLQIPCQAPPWGYVAGVDLRTGKIAYMHKNGTVHDMTPLPLPFKVGVPGIGGPILTKGGLAFLGAAVDNYLRAYDATNGNQLWQARLPAGGQATPMTYTASDNKQYVVMVAGGHGSVGTKPGDYVIAYTLP
- a CDS encoding GNAT family N-acetyltransferase; translation: MISVSRAIGAADFEIAAGFCDALAAWDAAEVQAYGVAAEEVLAIYHGETSSSLAAKYSSADAMMFIARREGSPAGCLAFAPFDDVTMEIRKFYVDPEFRGKGVGSALMRVVLAEVEKGDRRAIVAHTTVYMENAISVYEAFDFTRCRPFRQMPDSIAHTEVFMSRPI